The Oryzias latipes chromosome 16, ASM223467v1 genome includes a region encoding these proteins:
- the rps9 gene encoding 40S ribosomal protein S9 — protein sequence MPVARTWVCSKTYVTPRRPFEKSRLDQELKLIGEYGLRNKREVWRVKFTLAKIRKAARELLTLDEKDSRRLFEGNALLRRLVRIGVLDEGKMKLDYILGLKVEDFLERRLQTQVFKLGLAKSIHHARVLIRQRHIRVRKQVVNIPSFVVRLDSQKHIDFSLRSPYGGGRPGRVKRKNAKKGQGGAGGADDEEED from the exons ATGCCCGTTGCAAGGACTTGGGTTTGTAGTAAGACTTATGTCACCCCTCGTCGCCCCTTCGAGAAGTCTCGTCTCGACCAGGAGTTGAAACTCATTG gCGAGTATGGACTCAGGAACAAGCGTGAGGTTTGGAGGGTGAAGTTCACTCTGGCCAAGATCCGCAAAGCTGCCAGAGAGCTGCTCACTTTGGACGAAAAAGACTCCAGACGTCTGTTTGAAG GAAATGCTTTGCTCAGGCGTCTGGTGAGAATTGGTGTGTTGGACGAGGGCAAGATGAAGCTGGATTACATCCTGGGTCTGAAGGTTGAGGATTTCTTGGAAAGAaggctgcagactcaggtctTCAAGCTTGGGCTTGCCAAGAGCATTCACCATGCCCGCGTTCTCATCCGCCAGAGGCACATTCG TGTGCGCAAGCAAGTGGTGAATATCCCATCCTTTGTGGTTCGTCTGGACAGCCAAAAGCACATCGACTTCTCCCTGAGGTCTCCATATGGTGGTGGACGTCCAGGCCGCGTCAAGAGAAAGAACGCCAAGAAGGGCCAGGGTGGAGCTGGAGGAGCTGATGATGAGGAAGAAGATTAA
- the LOC101163271 gene encoding RNA binding protein fox-1 homolog 1-like isoform X1 translates to MLSSPTVILQPYGLPVYPQTTACYPSIVQGAPAQEAGPGSGDPALPPVYAPPPSYPPPTQGPPASASRLPTLDFSSAHASSEYPEHPQLRVYQGPQLEGADSLASTNTEDALAPVTSDPQSLNVSSGGGAGSGSEEEGSGKAQPKRLHVSNIPFRFRDPDLRQMFGQFGKILDVEIIFNERGSKGFGFVTFESAAEADRAREKLNGTIVEGRKIEVNNATARVVTKKPQTPLVNADIAASGWKINPMVGAMYAPELYTVASFPYPVATPTLAYRGSALRGRGRAVYNTIRSAAATPAAVPAYPSVVYQDGLYGPEVYGGYPTAYRVAPSASAATAAYSDGYGRVYTTTADPYHHSVGPTTTYGVGTMASLYRGGYNRFTPY, encoded by the exons ATGCTCTCTTCACCCACTGTGATCCTTCAGCCTTATGGACTCCCCGTCTACCCACAGACAACCGCATGCTACCCCAGCATAGTTCAG GGGGCCCCCGCTCAGGAGGCGGGTCCTGGCAGTGGGGACCCTGCCCTGCCTCCAGTGTACGCCCCGCCCCCCTCCTACCCTCCTCCGACTCAAGGCCCACCAGCATCTGCGAGCAGACTGCCCACACTGGACTTTAGCTCCGCCCATGCCAGTTCTGAGTACCCCGAGCACCCCCAGCTCAGAGTCTACCAGGGCCCCCAGCTCGAAGGGGCCGACTCGCTGGCATCCACCAACACG GAGGATGCTTTGGCCcctgtgacctctgacccccaGTCTCTCAATGTATCATCTGGGGGCGGGGCAGGAAGTGGGAGTGAAGAAGAGGGCTCGGGTAAGGCCCAACCGAAGCGCCTCCACGTCTCCAACATCCCTTTTCGCTTCAGAGACCCAGATCTTCGTCAGATGTTCGGG CAATTTGGAAAGATTCTTGACGTGGAAATCATCTTCAATGAGcgggggtcaaag GGCTTTGGATTTGTCACCTTTGAGAGTGCAGCTGAGGCTGACAGAGCACGAGAAAAGCTGAACGGGACAATCGTAGAAGGCAGAAAGATCGAG GTCAATAACGCCACGGCCAGAGTAGTTACCAAAAAACCTCAGACACCTCTAGTGAATGCGGACATTGCAG CCTCTGGGTGGAAGATCAACCCTATGGTTGGAGCTATGTATGCACCCGAACTCTACACAG TTGCCAGCTTCCCCTACCCAGTAGCGACTCCCACCTTAGCCTATCGGGGTTCGGCGCTAAGAGGTCGGGGTCGAGCCGTCTACAACACAATTCGCTCTGCTGCAGCCACACCTGCTGCTGTGCCTGCCTACCCCAG TGTTGTATATCAAGATGGACTGTATGGACCAGAAGTCTAT GGGGGTTATCCCACAGCGTACAGAGTGGCTCCATCAGCATCTGCTGCCACAGCAGCGTACAGTGACGG ATATGGAAGAGTTTACACCACAACTGCAGATCCCTATCACCACTCTGTTGGACCAACGACCACCTATGGAGTTGGCACAATG GCCAGTTTGTACCGAGGAGGATATAACCGCTTCACCCCATACTGA
- the LOC101163271 gene encoding RNA binding protein fox-1 homolog 1-like isoform X2 — MGQLFDNAGTKFHRRRGAPAQEAGPGSGDPALPPVYAPPPSYPPPTQGPPASASRLPTLDFSSAHASSEYPEHPQLRVYQGPQLEGADSLASTNTEDALAPVTSDPQSLNVSSGGGAGSGSEEEGSGKAQPKRLHVSNIPFRFRDPDLRQMFGQFGKILDVEIIFNERGSKGFGFVTFESAAEADRAREKLNGTIVEGRKIEVNNATARVVTKKPQTPLVNADIAASGWKINPMVGAMYAPELYTVASFPYPVATPTLAYRGSALRGRGRAVYNTIRSAAATPAAVPAYPSVVYQDGLYGPEVYGGYPTAYRVAPSASAATAAYSDGYGRVYTTTADPYHHSVGPTTTYGVGTMASLYRGGYNRFTPY, encoded by the exons ATGGGACAGTTGTTTGACAATGCAGGGACAAAGTTTCACAGGAGGAGG GGGGCCCCCGCTCAGGAGGCGGGTCCTGGCAGTGGGGACCCTGCCCTGCCTCCAGTGTACGCCCCGCCCCCCTCCTACCCTCCTCCGACTCAAGGCCCACCAGCATCTGCGAGCAGACTGCCCACACTGGACTTTAGCTCCGCCCATGCCAGTTCTGAGTACCCCGAGCACCCCCAGCTCAGAGTCTACCAGGGCCCCCAGCTCGAAGGGGCCGACTCGCTGGCATCCACCAACACG GAGGATGCTTTGGCCcctgtgacctctgacccccaGTCTCTCAATGTATCATCTGGGGGCGGGGCAGGAAGTGGGAGTGAAGAAGAGGGCTCGGGTAAGGCCCAACCGAAGCGCCTCCACGTCTCCAACATCCCTTTTCGCTTCAGAGACCCAGATCTTCGTCAGATGTTCGGG CAATTTGGAAAGATTCTTGACGTGGAAATCATCTTCAATGAGcgggggtcaaag GGCTTTGGATTTGTCACCTTTGAGAGTGCAGCTGAGGCTGACAGAGCACGAGAAAAGCTGAACGGGACAATCGTAGAAGGCAGAAAGATCGAG GTCAATAACGCCACGGCCAGAGTAGTTACCAAAAAACCTCAGACACCTCTAGTGAATGCGGACATTGCAG CCTCTGGGTGGAAGATCAACCCTATGGTTGGAGCTATGTATGCACCCGAACTCTACACAG TTGCCAGCTTCCCCTACCCAGTAGCGACTCCCACCTTAGCCTATCGGGGTTCGGCGCTAAGAGGTCGGGGTCGAGCCGTCTACAACACAATTCGCTCTGCTGCAGCCACACCTGCTGCTGTGCCTGCCTACCCCAG TGTTGTATATCAAGATGGACTGTATGGACCAGAAGTCTAT GGGGGTTATCCCACAGCGTACAGAGTGGCTCCATCAGCATCTGCTGCCACAGCAGCGTACAGTGACGG ATATGGAAGAGTTTACACCACAACTGCAGATCCCTATCACCACTCTGTTGGACCAACGACCACCTATGGAGTTGGCACAATG GCCAGTTTGTACCGAGGAGGATATAACCGCTTCACCCCATACTGA